From the Selenomonas timonae genome, one window contains:
- a CDS encoding glycosyltransferase family 2 protein — MSVPVLYLVVPCYNEQEVLRDTAEKLEQKLTRLIDVGGVDAKSRIAFVNDGSRDNTWELIRQCTERSPLFSGINLAHNEGHQNALLAGLMTVLPHADVTISMDADLQDDIHAIDLMLEKHAAGANIVYGVRENRASDTFLKRFTAESFYRAMRALGADIVFNHADFRLMDRRALTALAEYPEVNLFLRGIVPMIGLSHEIVYYTRKQRLAGDSKYPWRRMASFAWEGVTSLSARPIRMISQMGMFISFISGLMLIWSIARHFVGETIVGWTSLVVSLWFLGGLILLSIGVIGEYVAKIYLEVKRRPRYLVQEFIDGNARGKK; from the coding sequence ATGAGCGTACCTGTCCTCTATCTCGTCGTGCCCTGCTACAACGAGCAGGAAGTGCTCCGCGATACGGCAGAAAAACTGGAGCAAAAGCTGACACGGTTGATCGATGTGGGGGGTGTCGATGCAAAGAGCCGCATCGCCTTCGTCAACGACGGCAGCCGTGACAATACGTGGGAACTGATCCGTCAGTGCACGGAACGCAGCCCACTTTTCTCAGGGATCAATCTCGCGCACAACGAGGGGCATCAGAATGCCCTGCTCGCGGGGCTGATGACCGTGCTGCCGCACGCAGACGTGACCATCAGCATGGATGCCGACCTGCAGGACGACATCCATGCGATTGACCTCATGCTCGAGAAGCACGCTGCCGGGGCGAACATCGTCTACGGCGTGCGCGAGAATCGCGCCTCGGACACCTTTCTCAAGCGCTTTACGGCGGAGAGTTTCTACCGTGCCATGCGTGCCCTCGGTGCAGACATCGTGTTCAACCACGCGGATTTTCGCCTGATGGATCGGCGTGCACTCACGGCGCTTGCGGAGTACCCTGAGGTCAATCTCTTCTTGCGCGGCATTGTGCCGATGATCGGACTCTCGCATGAGATCGTCTACTACACGCGCAAACAGCGCCTCGCGGGCGACTCGAAATATCCGTGGCGGCGCATGGCGTCATTCGCTTGGGAGGGCGTGACCTCTCTCTCGGCGCGCCCCATCCGCATGATCTCGCAGATGGGCATGTTCATCTCATTCATCAGCGGACTGATGCTCATCTGGTCGATCGCCCGTCACTTCGTGGGCGAGACCATCGTCGGCTGGACGAGTCTCGTTGTCTCGCTCTGGTTCCTCGGCGGGCTCATCCTCCTTTCCATCGGTGTGATCGGCGAATACGTCGCGAAGATCTACCTCGAGGTCAAGCGCCGCCCGCGCTATCTCGTGCAGGAATTCATCGACGGAAACGCGCGTGGAAAAAAATAA
- a CDS encoding ArnT family glycosyltransferase, with amino-acid sequence MNDEKNLAWPVYLVLLGLISFQILFGIGGTALLDPDEPVYAETAKEMIRFGDYLSPRIYNEFWYDKPPIFYWLVVASLKIFGGFSELAARIPAALMAIGSILMTALASARLFGARTGFWSGIVMGTSIILMYMGKASVTDSTLLFFMTAALFSFIHRQYWLMYLACGLAVMTKGPIGVVFPAGIVFFYLLVTRQLEQIFRMHVLRGLLLVVAVGLPWYLYMYEVHGMAFIYEFIGFHNVTRFTAPLHPVRAHWWFYLPVLILGFFPWTGLLIQSVKNAFRRSFGEEAQMLAFFQVWWIFVLVFFSIAQTKQVSYMLLLTPALSTIIAWNLARMLEDWRQTHFAWAGGSAVMFLLLGLGWLMSGDSLAPLAEGGLWLGAITLILGAAIVYSITASHNLIFAAWLHVLAGVVTMVIAFAFMMPAIEGHFSVKQVALNYAANYHAAAEAEGRALYIDKQLRPGVMLYTDIPGIEVDTNHAESLAALRTDARPKYIIMRDSMYRKMMAQLGAEKWQLVEERDGLCIFKDDKE; translated from the coding sequence ATGAACGATGAGAAAAATCTTGCGTGGCCGGTCTATCTCGTGCTGCTCGGCCTCATATCCTTTCAGATCCTCTTCGGGATCGGCGGGACGGCACTGCTCGATCCCGATGAGCCTGTCTATGCGGAGACGGCAAAGGAGATGATCCGCTTCGGCGACTACCTCTCGCCGCGGATCTACAATGAGTTCTGGTATGATAAGCCGCCGATCTTCTACTGGCTCGTCGTGGCGTCTCTGAAGATCTTCGGCGGATTCAGCGAGCTCGCGGCGCGCATCCCTGCCGCGCTCATGGCGATCGGCTCCATCCTCATGACGGCGCTCGCATCTGCACGGCTCTTTGGTGCGCGCACGGGCTTCTGGTCGGGGATCGTCATGGGGACGAGCATCATCCTCATGTATATGGGCAAGGCATCCGTGACGGACTCTACGCTCCTCTTCTTCATGACGGCGGCGCTCTTCTCGTTCATCCATCGACAGTACTGGCTCATGTACCTCGCCTGCGGGCTTGCGGTGATGACGAAGGGCCCCATCGGCGTGGTTTTCCCTGCGGGGATTGTCTTCTTCTATCTGCTCGTTACACGTCAGCTCGAGCAGATCTTTCGCATGCATGTCCTGCGTGGCCTGCTGCTCGTCGTTGCTGTGGGACTGCCGTGGTATCTCTATATGTACGAGGTGCACGGCATGGCGTTCATCTACGAGTTCATTGGCTTTCACAACGTCACTCGCTTCACTGCGCCGCTCCATCCCGTGCGCGCGCATTGGTGGTTCTACCTGCCCGTTCTCATTCTCGGGTTCTTCCCTTGGACAGGGCTGCTGATCCAGTCGGTCAAAAATGCCTTCCGCCGAAGTTTCGGTGAGGAGGCGCAGATGCTCGCCTTCTTTCAGGTCTGGTGGATCTTTGTGCTTGTGTTCTTCTCGATCGCCCAGACGAAACAGGTCTCCTATATGCTGCTGTTGACGCCTGCGCTCTCGACTATCATTGCATGGAATCTTGCACGCATGCTCGAGGACTGGAGGCAGACGCATTTCGCATGGGCGGGCGGGAGCGCTGTCATGTTTCTCCTGCTCGGGCTCGGCTGGCTCATGAGCGGGGACAGCCTCGCGCCGCTTGCAGAGGGCGGGCTCTGGCTCGGGGCGATTACGCTCATTCTCGGTGCGGCGATTGTCTACAGCATCACGGCATCACATAACCTCATCTTCGCTGCGTGGCTGCATGTCCTCGCGGGTGTTGTGACGATGGTCATTGCGTTCGCCTTTATGATGCCTGCAATCGAGGGGCATTTCAGTGTCAAGCAGGTCGCACTCAATTATGCAGCGAACTACCACGCAGCAGCTGAGGCGGAGGGGAGAGCCCTCTACATTGACAAGCAGCTGCGCCCCGGTGTCATGCTCTACACGGATATCCCTGGCATCGAGGTGGACACGAACCACGCGGAGTCGCTTGCTGCTCTGCGCACGGATGCACGCCCGAAATACATCATCATGCGTGACTCCATGTACCGCAAGATGATGGCTCAGCTCGGCGCGGAGAAATGGCAGCTCGTCGAGGAGCGTGACGGACTCTGTATCTTTAAGGATGATAAAGAATGA
- a CDS encoding sugar-binding transcriptional regulator, giving the protein MKKIVDDVRLIFKCCSLYYQDGLGQKEICEALGISRPTVSRMLTIGKERGIVRIEIQNPDNIAYGKMERALEKKYNLQEVIIVPSSPISDGQYPINSEIGSATLEYLSRVLMDGYLVGITMGLAIQNVVRSDYFIRSPIKATFVPLVGGVAESRLDIHSNYLAQEFADRFVGDCVQFFAPAVFSRREVLEGFLEEKTIRNVIRLYSRLDLVLMGIGIPSTEHSTILQTGYVDRAILDEFTARGAVGDIALRYFDADGDTTPFTDFNERVAGIPLDTLKKIPRRVGVAGGRAKKDAVLGAIRGGFINVLITDIDCAENLV; this is encoded by the coding sequence ATGAAGAAAATTGTTGACGATGTGCGCCTCATCTTCAAATGCTGCAGTCTCTACTATCAGGACGGGCTGGGGCAGAAGGAGATCTGCGAGGCGCTCGGCATCTCGCGTCCGACGGTCTCGCGCATGCTCACCATCGGTAAGGAGCGCGGCATTGTCCGCATCGAGATCCAGAATCCGGACAATATCGCATATGGGAAGATGGAGCGCGCGCTGGAGAAAAAATACAACCTCCAGGAGGTCATTATCGTTCCGTCCAGTCCGATCTCGGACGGGCAGTACCCCATCAACTCCGAGATCGGCAGCGCGACGCTCGAGTATCTCTCCCGCGTCCTCATGGACGGCTACCTCGTCGGCATTACGATGGGGCTCGCGATCCAGAATGTCGTGCGCTCGGATTATTTCATCCGCAGCCCGATCAAGGCGACGTTTGTCCCGCTTGTTGGCGGTGTGGCGGAGAGCCGGCTCGACATCCACTCGAACTACCTTGCGCAGGAGTTCGCCGACCGCTTCGTCGGGGACTGCGTGCAGTTCTTCGCGCCTGCAGTGTTCTCGCGGCGGGAGGTGCTCGAGGGATTTCTGGAGGAGAAGACGATCCGCAATGTGATCCGCCTCTATTCGCGTCTCGATCTCGTGCTTATGGGCATTGGGATTCCCTCGACGGAGCACTCGACGATCCTGCAGACAGGCTATGTCGACCGCGCAATCCTCGATGAGTTCACGGCACGCGGGGCGGTAGGGGACATTGCGCTGCGTTATTTTGATGCCGATGGCGACACTACGCCGTTTACGGATTTCAACGAGCGCGTGGCGGGCATCCCTCTCGATACGCTGAAGAAGATTCCGCGCCGCGTTGGTGTGGCAGGCGGGCGCGCAAAGAAAGACGCCGTGCTCGGCGCAATTCGCGGCGGCTTCATCAACGTGCTCATCACGGACATCGACTGCGCGGAGAACCTTGTTTAA
- a CDS encoding class II aldolase/adducin family protein — protein MLEALKKQVVAYALQADRMGLCRHRSGNFSIRDEETQLVCITPTGMDREEMSYHDIVVMTMDAKVVEAETGQRPTSESLMHLMVYQTRPDVHAIAHTHSKIATAFAVLNKPIPAVVYEIMALGCKEGYIPVAPYGRPGTPALAESIVEPLKISDVALMEKHGVIAVDSKELKEALLKASYVEEMAEIYLTTLTILGGKEPQAVPKSELQKWEYPKEIKLLPK, from the coding sequence ATGTTAGAGGCTCTGAAAAAACAGGTCGTTGCCTATGCGCTTCAGGCAGATCGAATGGGGCTGTGCAGGCATCGCTCCGGAAATTTCAGCATACGGGATGAGGAGACGCAGCTGGTCTGCATCACACCGACCGGCATGGATCGCGAGGAGATGTCCTATCATGACATTGTCGTCATGACAATGGATGCCAAAGTTGTCGAAGCAGAGACCGGGCAGCGTCCGACCAGCGAATCTCTGATGCATCTCATGGTGTATCAGACACGCCCGGATGTGCATGCGATTGCGCATACGCATTCGAAGATTGCGACGGCATTTGCAGTGCTCAACAAGCCGATTCCTGCAGTTGTCTATGAGATTATGGCGCTTGGCTGCAAGGAGGGCTACATTCCTGTGGCACCGTACGGCAGACCTGGCACACCCGCACTTGCGGAGTCCATCGTTGAGCCGCTGAAGATTTCAGATGTTGCTCTGATGGAGAAGCACGGCGTCATTGCCGTTGACAGCAAGGAACTCAAGGAGGCGCTGCTCAAGGCGTCCTACGTCGAAGAGATGGCAGAGATCTATCTCACGACGCTGACAATCCTTGGAGGCAAGGAGCCGCAGGCGGTACCGAAGAGCGAACTGCAGAAGTGGGAGTATCCGAAGGAGATCAAACTCCTTCCAAAGTAA
- a CDS encoding 16S rRNA (uracil(1498)-N(3))-methyltransferase produces MRRLFYAGTLAEEIMITGDDAHHLARVMRAQIGDEVMVADADGRVARMAVASIASDSVCLNLVEYLPQEEGSPAEVILVQALLKGEKMDFVVQKAVELGATAFYPVITEHVVVRYDAKKAAAKAARWQKIADEAAKQCGRRVLMSVAEVAPLSSLLQNADLFAASDAAVIFCYEGEEEQSMRTALRALTARRIVLIIGAEGGFSPAESEAIRASGAVSVSLGRLILRAETAALTALSVTQYELGNFDL; encoded by the coding sequence ATGCGGCGTCTCTTCTATGCGGGAACGCTTGCGGAGGAAATCATGATCACGGGCGACGACGCTCACCATCTCGCACGCGTTATGCGTGCGCAGATCGGGGATGAAGTCATGGTTGCGGATGCGGACGGTAGGGTCGCCCGTATGGCGGTGGCATCCATTGCCTCGGATTCCGTATGTCTCAACCTTGTGGAATATCTGCCGCAGGAGGAGGGGAGTCCCGCTGAGGTTATCCTTGTGCAGGCGCTCCTCAAGGGCGAGAAGATGGACTTCGTCGTCCAAAAGGCGGTGGAACTCGGTGCTACGGCATTCTATCCCGTTATAACAGAGCATGTTGTTGTGCGCTATGATGCGAAAAAGGCGGCGGCAAAGGCTGCGCGCTGGCAGAAGATCGCGGACGAGGCAGCAAAGCAGTGCGGGCGGCGGGTGCTCATGTCCGTTGCAGAGGTTGCGCCGCTCTCCTCACTTTTGCAGAATGCTGATCTGTTTGCGGCCTCCGATGCGGCAGTTATCTTTTGCTATGAAGGAGAAGAGGAGCAGTCTATGAGGACGGCACTGCGTGCGCTCACGGCACGGCGCATTGTACTCATTATCGGCGCGGAGGGCGGATTCTCTCCTGCCGAGTCAGAGGCAATCCGTGCATCGGGCGCTGTGTCCGTTTCCCTCGGACGACTGATCCTGCGTGCGGAGACGGCGGCACTTACAGCACTCTCCGTGACGCAGTACGAACTTGGTAACTTTGATCTTTAG
- a CDS encoding PTS glucitol/sorbitol transporter subunit IIA, with protein sequence MKYYCEITSWGEESLLFLDDPNANFIIIFNNNAPAELAEFSVLHTPANYNEDPAVGDTMIVCDKAFTITAIGDEALHTLKELGHCTLSFNGGTTPERPGCIMLEGDVPLTKDDVKMGASIEVH encoded by the coding sequence ATGAAGTATTATTGCGAAATCACAAGCTGGGGCGAGGAGTCCCTTCTCTTTCTCGATGATCCAAACGCCAATTTTATCATTATCTTCAACAACAATGCCCCGGCGGAGCTCGCCGAGTTCTCTGTTCTGCACACGCCTGCAAACTACAACGAGGATCCCGCCGTCGGTGATACGATGATCGTCTGCGACAAGGCATTTACGATCACGGCGATCGGTGACGAGGCGCTCCACACGCTGAAGGAACTCGGGCACTGCACGCTCTCGTTCAACGGCGGTACAACACCGGAGCGCCCGGGCTGCATCATGCTGGAAGGCGATGTGCCGCTCACGAAGGATGATGTCAAGATGGGGGCAAGCATCGAAGTACATTGA
- a CDS encoding cytochrome c biogenesis CcdA family protein, with translation MELTLLGGAFLAGFLSFISPCVLPLLPTFSLILAKSSQQDGGESRRLYVNTTAFLAGFTLVFVLLGATASLIGAWLFSYQEILRQGAAVLIIVMGLFMTGWIKIPLLLREYRPFQRRGFGGIGGAFLLGCGFTLGWTPCTGPMLATILLYAGDTATVAEGALLLLVYSLGFAVPFFLLAVIWRRHIMKLRAFYQYLPRIQQVAGVVLVLLGILLWSDSLSYLVRILS, from the coding sequence ATGGAACTGACCCTGCTCGGCGGCGCGTTCCTTGCGGGCTTCCTCTCCTTTATCTCGCCCTGCGTTCTGCCGCTCCTCCCGACGTTCTCGCTCATTCTCGCGAAGAGCAGTCAGCAGGATGGCGGTGAATCGCGGCGACTCTATGTGAATACGACGGCGTTCCTCGCGGGCTTTACCCTCGTCTTCGTCCTGCTCGGTGCAACGGCATCGCTTATCGGTGCGTGGCTCTTCTCCTATCAGGAGATCCTACGGCAGGGCGCGGCAGTCCTCATCATCGTCATGGGACTCTTCATGACGGGATGGATCAAGATCCCCCTGCTTCTACGTGAGTATCGCCCCTTCCAGCGGCGCGGCTTCGGCGGCATCGGGGGAGCCTTCCTCCTCGGCTGCGGGTTCACCCTCGGGTGGACGCCGTGCACGGGTCCCATGCTTGCGACCATCCTCCTCTATGCGGGAGATACAGCAACCGTCGCAGAGGGGGCGCTTCTGCTTCTCGTCTACAGCCTCGGCTTTGCCGTGCCGTTCTTCCTACTCGCCGTCATCTGGCGGCGGCACATCATGAAGCTGCGCGCATTCTACCAGTACCTGCCGCGCATTCAGCAGGTCGCGGGCGTCGTCCTCGTCCTCCTCGGCATCCTGCTCTGGTCGGACTCTCTCAGCTATCTCGTGCGTATCTTGTCGTAA
- a CDS encoding TlpA family protein disulfide reductase: MKKRYTALFAAAFALSMIAGCGGNETADKGTTASAQPAAEQGKGSGLRGEAAPTFTLKNLAGEDVAVEAKGKPYIINFWATWCPPCQAEIPDLAAFHAAHKDAVDFYAVNLQEDAAPVEKFMAERKADLPVVLDTKGTAATLYGVRAIPTTVVVDKDGKVAYRKTGGVTKEELEDVIGKL, translated from the coding sequence ATGAAGAAGAGATATACAGCACTGTTTGCAGCAGCATTCGCACTCAGCATGATCGCGGGCTGCGGCGGCAATGAGACTGCAGACAAGGGGACGACGGCGAGCGCACAGCCTGCCGCAGAGCAAGGTAAGGGCTCCGGTCTGCGTGGTGAGGCTGCGCCGACGTTTACGCTCAAGAACCTCGCGGGCGAGGATGTCGCCGTCGAGGCGAAGGGGAAACCCTACATCATCAACTTCTGGGCGACGTGGTGCCCGCCCTGTCAGGCGGAGATTCCCGACCTTGCGGCATTCCATGCGGCGCATAAGGATGCAGTTGACTTCTATGCCGTCAACCTGCAGGAAGACGCTGCGCCCGTCGAGAAATTCATGGCAGAGCGCAAGGCGGATCTGCCCGTCGTGCTCGACACGAAGGGAACGGCGGCGACGCTTTACGGCGTACGTGCGATCCCAACAACTGTCGTCGTGGACAAGGATGGCAAGGTCGCCTACCGAAAGACAGGCGGCGTGACGAAAGAGGAACTCGAAGATGTCATTGGCAAACTCTAA
- the prmA gene encoding 50S ribosomal protein L11 methyltransferase, giving the protein MRWAQVSVVTTHEGADLIGNILMELGAAGTEIDDPSLVNEYIDAGLWDYTDLPRAEDTDTVTVRAYLPEDARLEGSLLSLAERIEGLRRVDAPIGAGTVSHTFVADEDWAETWKAYIHTEKIGQRIVVRPTWEEYTPTGDEIVIDLDPGAAFGTGAHATTAMCLRWLERLVCPQMRIYDVGCGSGILAIAASKLGAGEIIAMDYDPVAVSVAEENIRANHVTNVAAIESDLLAVCTGLEPAQLITANIIADIIIRLFDQLDAYLAPGGVLLASGIIDDRIADVERAAREHGYTVLDMTCEKEWAAMIIRRSEELEL; this is encoded by the coding sequence ATGCGATGGGCACAGGTGAGTGTTGTCACAACGCATGAGGGCGCGGACCTCATCGGGAATATTCTGATGGAACTCGGTGCTGCGGGCACGGAGATCGACGATCCGTCTCTCGTCAATGAGTACATTGACGCAGGGCTCTGGGACTATACCGATCTGCCGCGCGCCGAGGATACGGATACGGTGACCGTGCGCGCCTATCTGCCCGAAGATGCGCGTCTGGAGGGGAGTCTTCTTTCGCTCGCGGAGCGCATTGAGGGGCTGCGCCGTGTGGATGCGCCCATCGGTGCGGGCACGGTCTCACATACGTTCGTCGCGGATGAGGACTGGGCGGAGACGTGGAAAGCCTACATTCACACGGAGAAGATCGGACAGCGCATTGTCGTCCGTCCGACGTGGGAGGAGTATACGCCGACGGGTGACGAGATCGTCATCGACCTAGACCCTGGTGCGGCCTTCGGCACGGGGGCACATGCAACGACTGCGATGTGTCTGCGCTGGCTGGAACGTCTCGTATGTCCGCAGATGCGCATCTATGATGTGGGCTGTGGCTCGGGCATCCTCGCCATCGCCGCGTCGAAGCTCGGCGCAGGCGAAATCATTGCAATGGACTACGATCCCGTGGCGGTCTCGGTAGCGGAGGAGAATATCCGTGCGAACCATGTCACAAATGTCGCTGCCATTGAGAGTGATCTCCTTGCCGTCTGCACAGGTCTCGAACCCGCCCAACTCATCACGGCGAATATCATTGCGGACATCATCATCCGCCTGTTCGACCAACTGGATGCGTATCTTGCTCCCGGCGGCGTTCTCCTCGCCTCGGGCATCATCGACGACCGCATTGCGGATGTAGAACGCGCGGCGCGCGAGCACGGCTATACCGTCCTCGATATGACCTGTGAAAAGGAATGGGCGGCGATGATTATTCGCCGCAGTGAGGAGTTGGAACTCTGA
- the srlA gene encoding PTS glucitol/sorbitol transporter subunit IIC: MELIAAAANGFMDLFRAGAATFTSWVTGIIPLLVIMMTAVNSLIKLIGEDRVNGVAQRATQNIITRYTVLPVLAVLFLGNPMCYTFGNFVDQKYKPAYYDAAVSFVHPVTGLFPHANGGELFVYMGIAAGITTLGLPLGDLAVRYFLVGIVVILIRGIVTEKIYLYMKSREAKQA; this comes from the coding sequence ATGGAACTGATAGCAGCAGCGGCAAACGGCTTTATGGATCTCTTCCGCGCAGGTGCGGCGACATTTACCTCGTGGGTCACGGGGATCATCCCCCTGCTCGTCATCATGATGACGGCAGTCAACTCGCTCATCAAACTCATCGGAGAGGATCGCGTGAACGGCGTGGCACAGCGTGCAACGCAGAACATCATCACGCGCTATACCGTCCTCCCCGTGCTCGCCGTCCTCTTCCTCGGCAATCCGATGTGCTACACGTTCGGCAATTTTGTCGATCAGAAGTATAAGCCCGCCTACTATGACGCAGCGGTCAGCTTCGTCCATCCCGTGACGGGACTCTTCCCCCATGCGAACGGCGGAGAGCTCTTCGTCTACATGGGCATTGCAGCGGGCATTACGACGCTCGGGCTGCCGCTCGGCGATCTCGCCGTCCGCTACTTCCTCGTCGGCATTGTCGTCATCCTGATTCGCGGCATTGTCACGGAGAAGATCTATCTCTACATGAAGAGCCGCGAGGCAAAACAGGCATAG
- a CDS encoding desulfoferrodoxin family protein, protein MSVFYVADKKHMIEVYGDEVLDLTCAGAPLKAIVPNTVDAAKEKHVPVATYDAAKNEVHVSVGSVAHPMTEEHLIEYIILVTKKGVQRVDLTATDAPEVTFRLMDGDTPVKVLEYCNLHGLWQAEI, encoded by the coding sequence ATGTCAGTTTTTTACGTTGCAGACAAGAAGCATATGATTGAGGTCTACGGGGATGAGGTTCTGGATCTCACGTGCGCAGGTGCTCCGCTGAAGGCGATTGTGCCGAACACGGTGGATGCGGCGAAGGAGAAGCACGTTCCCGTTGCGACCTATGATGCTGCGAAGAACGAGGTGCACGTGAGCGTCGGCTCCGTCGCGCATCCGATGACCGAGGAGCATCTCATCGAGTATATCATCCTCGTGACGAAGAAGGGCGTTCAGCGCGTTGATCTGACCGCGACGGATGCACCCGAGGTCACATTCCGTCTCATGGACGGCGATACCCCGGTCAAGGTGCTCGAGTACTGCAACCTGCACGGACTCTGGCAGGCAGAGATCTAA
- a CDS encoding glycosyltransferase family 2 protein yields MHAADWMTIQKTYDISVCVATYHPDDEMLFATLTSIVQQRGCSFEILVGDDGSEHFDAKRVELWFLQHRFKNYTIFHSAENQGTVRNYMNMYIHAGRHYIKNLSPGDFLYGDHVLADMMQFMKKNGYQFAFGRSCNYRKENNRYVIVDRMNAHYLRPYQEGTFSAVKEAYLVCQDYAVGAAFLVERELMISYTRDIVGHVTYMEDCVHIMMVADDIPLGFWDHNFIWYECETGISGGPSQEWIERLGRDHCTVLMMIAQRHPEPRELCT; encoded by the coding sequence GTGCACGCAGCCGACTGGATGACGATTCAAAAGACGTATGATATCAGCGTATGTGTTGCGACATATCATCCTGATGATGAAATGCTTTTTGCGACGCTTACCTCGATCGTTCAGCAGCGGGGATGCAGCTTCGAGATTCTGGTAGGGGATGACGGTTCGGAGCATTTTGATGCGAAGCGTGTGGAACTGTGGTTTCTGCAGCATCGGTTTAAGAACTATACGATTTTCCACAGTGCAGAGAATCAGGGGACTGTCCGAAATTATATGAATATGTACATCCATGCCGGTAGACACTATATTAAGAACCTATCTCCGGGAGACTTCCTCTACGGCGATCATGTTCTGGCAGATATGATGCAGTTCATGAAGAAGAACGGCTATCAATTTGCATTCGGACGTTCTTGTAATTATCGTAAGGAAAATAATAGATATGTCATTGTGGATCGCATGAACGCCCATTATTTGCGCCCGTACCAAGAGGGGACTTTTTCTGCGGTCAAGGAGGCGTATCTCGTCTGTCAGGATTATGCGGTTGGTGCGGCCTTCCTTGTTGAGCGAGAATTGATGATCTCCTATACAAGGGATATCGTCGGTCATGTGACCTACATGGAAGACTGTGTTCATATTATGATGGTCGCAGATGATATTCCACTCGGATTCTGGGATCATAATTTTATCTGGTATGAGTGTGAGACCGGGATTTCCGGCGGTCCGTCACAGGAGTGGATCGAGCGTCTGGGACGGGATCATTGTACTGTCCTCATGATGATCGCGCAGCGGCATCCCGAACCGCGGGAATTGTGCACGTAG
- a CDS encoding ECF transporter S component: protein MKKTSFTTQELVFTALMTALVFVATYLPHIPIPLGYAHLGDAVIFLLALLTPRRSALVAACIGSALADLLGGFAIWIVPTLVIKFVMAEIVYRIGRRGDAIAPRASIIAALLLSSLWMAAAYTLAGAVLYASMSAALASSPGLVMEGIVNSIIAFFLLPLLRGRFPQF from the coding sequence ATGAAAAAAACATCATTCACCACACAGGAACTCGTCTTTACCGCGCTTATGACGGCCCTCGTCTTTGTTGCAACCTATCTGCCGCACATCCCGATCCCGCTCGGCTATGCGCATCTCGGCGACGCCGTGATCTTCCTGCTTGCGCTGCTCACACCGCGCCGCAGTGCACTCGTTGCCGCGTGCATTGGCTCGGCACTCGCCGATCTTCTCGGCGGCTTTGCCATTTGGATCGTGCCGACGCTCGTCATCAAATTTGTCATGGCGGAGATCGTCTATCGCATCGGCCGCAGGGGAGATGCAATCGCACCGCGTGCAAGTATCATCGCCGCGCTCCTCCTCTCAAGTCTCTGGATGGCGGCGGCATATACTCTTGCGGGGGCGGTGCTCTACGCTAGTATGTCCGCCGCGCTCGCGTCCTCTCCGGGACTTGTCATGGAGGGGATTGTCAACAGCATCATCGCCTTTTTCCTCCTGCCGCTTTTGCGGGGGAGATTCCCGCAGTTTTAA